In the genome of Sciurus carolinensis chromosome 3, mSciCar1.2, whole genome shotgun sequence, one region contains:
- the Tspoap1 gene encoding peripheral-type benzodiazepine receptor-associated protein 1 isoform X4, giving the protein MEQLTTLPRPGNPGTMEPWALPAWQRWTPGQGGDPGDTAPGTADTPIVLQVGELRPEESSEPEGIQSPRPMGGIDPEGAEAGLPSLGQQAVISGRGCLRLEDEEVEALTKAKLNMGFGDRPNLELLRALGELQQRCAILKEENQMLEGPQWLHVRDFDRLLRESQREVLRLQRQIALRNQQEPPQPPRLPGSTARARAGAPAPGAPGEATPQEDVESPPVVLGEPEKQPRVQQLESELSKKRKKCESLEQEARKKQRRCEELELQLREAQNENARLVEENSRLSGRASEREQVEWENVELRGQLLGVTQERDSALQKSQGLQSKLESLEQVLKHMREVAQRRQQLEVEHEQARLSLREKQEEVRRLQQAQAEAKREHEGAVQLLESTLDSMQARVRELEEQCRSQTERFSLLAQELQAFRLHPGPLDLLTSALGCSALGDHPPPPCCCSTPQPCRGSGPKDLDLPPGSPGRCVQKSSEPAPATLIGVPRRTAKKAESLSNSSRSESIHNSPKSCPTPEVDTASEVEELEVDSVSQLPTAPEGNPGGARIQVFLARYSYNPFEGPNENPEAELPLTAGEYIYIYGNMDEDGFFEGELMDGRRGLVPSNFVERVSDDDLLTSLPPELADLSHSSGPELSFLSGGGGGSSSGGQSSGGRSQPRPEEDPGDELSLSPSPEGLGEPPAVPYPRHLVVLKQLAHSVVLAWELPPERVELRGFHICVNGELHQALGPGAPPKAVLENLDLQAGPLHLSVQALTSRGSSDPLRCCLAVGARAGVVPSQLRVHRLTATSAEITWVPSNSNLAHAIYLNGEECPSARPSTYWATFCHLRPGTLYQARVEAQLPSRGSWEPGWEKLDQRAATVQFTTLPAGPPDAPLDVQIEPGPSPGILIISWLPVTIDAAGTSNGVRVTGYAIYADGQKIMEVASPTAGSVLVELSQLQLLQVCHKVVVRTMSPHGESADSIPAPIAPALTPACLPARVSCPSPRPSPEARTPLAPASPGPGDPSSPLWCPAPHGTQDPPGGPPASPSREMPKGPQEEPPAPCSQEEAGAAVLGASEEKRTSEPSLGEGGPDPAVPFLAKQEATWTAGEASPTAGPTQATPAQRMPSTETCCGGEAGPGLRPRAEREDMAELGVRLVNSLVDHGRNSDLSDIQEEEEEEEEDEELGSRTCSFQKQVAGNNVRENGAKSQPDPFCETDSDEEILEQILELPLQQFCSKKLFSIPEEEEEEDEDQEEHEEKPGAGCSSQDPGPPEPALLVLGCDRGHTQGPGLCPLSPEPSRARDHLEDLSGLVGGSCRRRGGGSPEKPLNRRRPPDPREHCSRLLSNGGPQASARPGLPRDRAGLPVIEGTKGGLEACGRGRSGPPRRCLRGRAPESGLASCLSPKCLEISIEYDSEDEQEAGSGGISITSSCYPADGEAWGTAPIARPRGPLKINSGPSPYPRLPAWEKGEPERRGRGATGRAKEPPSRTTEVGEARGQDCSGRRGPQKRGARVPRPGATELAPPRSPPEALVHQDLPIRLFVALFDYDPVSMSPNPDAGEEELPFREGQILKVFGEKDADGFYQGECGGRTGYIPCNMVAEVAVDSPVGRQQLLQRGYLSPDVVLEGSGNGPFVYSTARTAGPPPKPRRSKKAEAEGPVQPCPGPPKLIPSADLKSPRPMVAAFDYDPRENSPNMDVEAELSFRAGDVITVFGNMDDDGFYYGELNGQRGLVPSNFLEGPGPEAGSPYREPGIPQAESQDWVSMTRGPPVPPGWHRAPSPGSPSRTELGEPQGTIEKVRGLLSRGKQLLRKLGSGKKE; this is encoded by the exons ATGGAGCAACTGACAACCCTCCCTCGGCCTGGGAACCCAGGCACCATGGAACCCTGGGCACTGCCCGCCTGGCAGAGATGGACTCCGGGCCAGGGGGGCGATCCTGGAGACACAGCCCCAGGCACTGCTGACACTCCGATAGTTCTGCAGGTTGGAGAACTGAGGCCTGAGGAGAGCTCCGAGCCTGAGGGAATCCAGAGCCCCAGGCCCATGGGGGGCATTGACCCTGAAGGAGCAGAGGCTGGTCTGCCCAGCCTGGGGCAGCAAGCAGTGATCTCTGGTCGTGGTtgcctgaggctggaggatgaaGAGGTGGAGGCTTTGACTAAG GCCAAGCTGAACATGGGCTTCGGTGATAGACCCAATCTGGAGCTGCTGAGGGCCCTGGGGGAGCTGCAGCAGCGCTGTGCCATCCTTAAGGAGGAAAACCAGATGCTG GAGGGTCCCCAGTGGCTCCACGTGCGGGACTTCGACCGGTTGCTGCGCGAGTCCCAGCGGGAGGTGCTGCGGCTGCAGAGGCAGATCGCCTTGCGCAACCAGCAGGAGCCGCCCCAGCCACCGCGGCTCCCGGGCTCCACTGCCCGGGCCAGAGCAGGGGCGCCAGCCCCGGGGGCCCCGGGAGAG GCCACACCTCAGGAGGATGTGGAGAGCCCACCCGTGGTCCTAGGGGAGCCTGAGAAACAGCCAAGGGTGCAGCAGCTG GAGTCTGAGCTcagcaagaagagaaagaaatgtgaaagcCTGGAGCAGGAAGCCCGGAAAAAGCAGAGGCGATGTGAGGAGCTG GAACTGCAGCTGAGAGAAGCCCAGAATGAGAATGCCCGCCTGGTGGAGGAGAACTCTCGGCTCAGTGGGAGAGCCTCGGAGAGGGAGCAG GTTGAGTGGGAGAATGTGGAGCTGAGGGGCCAGCTCCTGGGGGTGACACAGGAGAGGGACTCAGCCCTTCAAAAGAGCCAGGGCCTGCAGAGCAAGCTGGAGAGCCTGGAGCAGGTGCTGAAG CACATGCGGGAGGTGGCCCAGCGGCGGCAGCAGCTGGAGGTGGAGCATGAGCAGGCTCGGCTCAGCCTGcgggagaagcaggaggaggttCGCCGGCTGCAGCAG GCCCAGGCAGAAGCCAAGAGGGAACATGAAGGGGCTGTCCAGCTGCTGGAG TCTACCTTGGATTCCATGCAG GCCCGGGTTCGAGAGCTGGAGGAGCAGTGTCGCAGCCAGACGGAGCGCTTCAGCCTTTTGGCACAGGAGCTCCAGGCTTTCCGTCTGCACCCAGGCCCCTTGGATCTGCTCACTTCTGCCCTGGGCTGCAGTGCCCTGGGGGACCACCCACCACCCCCCTGCTGCTGCTCCACCCCCCAGCCCTGTCGGGGTTCTGGCCCCAAAG ACCTTGACCTCCCGCCGGGCTCACCTGGGCGCTGTGTCCAAAAGTCTTCCGAGCCTGCCCCTGCCACCCTTATCGGGGTCCCTCGAAGGACAGCCAAGAAGGCAGAGTCTCTCTCTAATTCCTCTCGCTCTGAGTCAATCCACAACAGCCCCAAGTCATGCCCTACACCAGAG GTGGACACAGCCAGTGAGGTGGAGGAGCTAGAGGTGGACAGTGTGTCCCAGCTCCCAACAGCCCCAGAGGGCAACCCAGGAGGAGCCAGGATCCAGGTCTTCCTAGCTCGCTATAG CTACAACCCCTTCGAGGGTCCCAACGAGAATCCAGAGGCAGAACTTCCCCTGACAGCTGGAGAGTACATTTACATCTATGGCAACATGGATGAAGATGGCTTTTTTGAAG GGGAGCTCATGGATGGCCGAAGGGGTCTGGTCCCTTCCAATTTTGTAGAGCGTGTGTCTGATGACGACCTCCTGACCTCCCTCCCTCCGGAGTTGGCTGATTTGTCCCACAGCTCAGGCCCTGAACTCAGTTTCCTGAGCGGAGGTGGGGGTGGCAGCAGTAGCGGGGGCCAGAGCAGCGGGGGACGTAGCCAGCCCAGACCGGAGGAGGATCCGGGGGATGAGCTCAGTCTGAGCCCCTCACCGGAGGGCCTGGGCGAGCCTCCTGCTGTGCCTTATCCCCGCCATCTGGTGGTCCTCAAGCAGCTGGCCCACAGTGTGGTGCTGGCCTGGGAGCTGCCTCCTGAACGTGTAGAACTACGTGGCTTCCATATCTGCGTGAACGGGGAGCTGCATCAGGCCCTGGGGCCCGGGGCACCTCCCAAGGCTGTGCTTGAGAACTTGGACTTGCAGGCCGGGCCCCTCCATCTTTCTGTCCAGGCCCTGACCAGCAGGGGCAGTTCCGACCCTCTGCGCTGTTGCTTGGCTGTGGGTGCTCGGGCTGGGGTGGTACCTAGCCAGCTGCGGGTCCATCGGTTGACAGCCACGTCTGCTGAGATCACCTGGGTGCCCAGCAATAGCAACTTGGCCCATGCCATCTACCTCAATGGGGAAGAGTGCCCGTCTGCCCGCCCCAGCACCTACTGGGCCACCTTCTGCCACCTGCGGCCTGGCACGCTGTATCAGGCCCGAGTGGAGGCTCAGCTCCCTTCCCGAGGGTCCTGGGAACCAGGCTGGGAGAAGCTGGACCAGCGGGCTGCCACGGTGCAGTTCACCACACTCCCAGCAG GCCCACCTGATGCCCCCCTGGATGTACAGATTGAGCCAGGCCCCTCCCCTGGAATCTTGATCATTAGTTGGCTCCCAGTCACCATCGATGCTGCTGGCACCTCCAATGGCGTCCGGGTCACAGGCTATGCCATCTATGCTGATGGGCAGAAG ATCATGGAGGTGGCGTCACCCACAGCAGGCAGCGTGCTGGTGGAGTTGTCCCAGCTGCAGCTGCTTCAGGTGTGCCACAAGGTGGTTGTGCGGACCATGTCGCCCCACGGCGAGTCGGCTGACTCCATTCCAGCCCCTATTGCTCCAGCTCTGACTCCAGCCTGCTTGCCAGCCAGGGTCTCCTGCCCCTCACCACGACCAAGCCCAGAGGCCAGAACACCCCTTGCTCCAGCCTCCCCAGGACCTGGGGACCCCAGCTCTCCCCTCTGGTGTCCTGCCCCCCATGGAACTCAAGATCCCCCAGGAGGCCCCCCTGCAAGCCCTTCCAGAGAGATGCCAAAAGGACCCCAGGAGGAACCTCCAGCACCTTGCTCCCAG gaggaggctggggcagctGTCCTAGGTGCCTCAGAGGAGAAGAGGACCAGCGAGCCATCCCTGGGTGAAGGAGGCCCTGATCCTGCAGTTCCCTTCCTGGCCAAGCAGGAGGCCACGTGGACAGCGGGAGAGGCCAGCCCCACAGCTGGCCCCACTCAGGCAACACCAGCCCAGAGGATGCCAAGTACTGAGACCTGCTGCGGAGGAGAAGCCGGACCTGGGCTGAGACCCAGGGCTGAG AGAGAGGACATGGCAGAGCTTGGGGTTCGTCTGGTGAACTCCCTTGTGGATCATGGCCGCAACTCAGACCTTTCAGAcatccaggaggaggaggaagaggaggaggaggatgaggagctGGGTTCCAGGACCTGCTCCTTCCAGAAGCAGGTTGCTGGCAACAACGTCAGGGAGAATGGGGCCAAG TCCCAGCCTGACCCCTTTTGTGAGACTGACAGCGATGAGGAGATCTTGGAGCAGATCCTGGAGCTGCCCCTCCAGCAGTTCTGCAGCAAGAAGCTCTTTAGCATCcctgaagaggaggaagaggaggacgagGACCAGGAGGAGCATGAAGAGAAGCCAGGGGCAGGCTGTTCTTCCCAAGACCCTGGCCCACCTGAACCTGCATTGCTGGTGCTGGGCTGTGACAGGGGTCATACCCAAGGGCCTGGCCTGTGTCCCCTGTCTCCTGAGCCCTCCAGGGCCAGGGACCACCTGGAAGATCTATCTGGACTAGTTGGTGGAAGCTGCCGGAGGAGAGGAGGTGGCTCCCCTGAGAAGCCCCTAAACCGCCGGCGACCTCCAGATCCCCGGGAACACTGCAGCCGGCTTCTCAGCAATGGTGGGCCCCAGGCCTCTGCACGTCCAGGCCTCCCACGGGACAGGGCTGGCCTCCCTGTGATTGAGGGCACCAAGGGTGGACTAGAGGCTTGTGGGAGAGGGCGATCAGGCCCTCCCCGGAGGTGCCTCCGTGGCCGGGCCCCAGAATCTGGACTGGCCAGCTGCCTCTCCCCGAAGTGCTTGGAAATCAGCATCGAATATGACTCTGAGGACGAACAGGAAGCAGGCAGCGGGGGCATCAGCATCACCAGCTCCTGTTACCCTGCAGATGGGGAGGCCTGGGGCACAGCACCTATAGCAAGGCCCAGAGGGCCTCTGAAGATCAATTCAGGTCCCAGTCCCTACCCACGCCTCCCAGCCTGGGAGAAAGGGGAGCCAGAGAGGAGAGGGCGCGGTGCGACTGGCAGAGCCAAGGAGCCACCCTCCCGG ACAACAGAGGTTGGTGAGGCCAGAGGGCAGGATTGCTCTGGGCGGAGGGGACCCCAGAAGAGAGGGGCCCGGGTGCCCAGGCCAGGTGCCACTGAGCTGG CTCCACCAAGGAGCCCCCCAGAAGCACTGGTTCACCAGGACCTACCCATCAGGCTCTTTGTGGCTCTGTTTGACTATGACCCCGTGTCAATGTCGCCCAACCCGGATGCTGGAGAAGAGGAGCTCCCTTTCCGGGAGGGCCAGATCCTGAAG GTGTTTGGGGAGAAGGATGCTGATGGCTTTTACCAGGGTGAATGTGGGGGCCGGACGGGCTATATCCCCTGCAACATGGTGGCTGAGGTGGCTGTGGACAGTCCTGTGGGGAGACAGCAGCTACTCCAGCGGGGCTATTTATCTCCAGATGTTGTCCTTGAGGGCTCAG GAAATGGTCCCTTTGTGTACTCTACGGCCCGCACAGCTGGGCCTCCCCCCAAGCCACGCCGCTCCAAGAAAG CGGAGGCAGAAGGCCCTGTCCAGCCCTGTCCAG GGCCCCCCAAGCTGATTCCCTCTGCTGACCTGAAATCTCCCCGCCCTATGGTGGCTGCATTTGACTATGACCCCCGGGAGAACTCCCCCAACATGGACGTGGAG GCAGAGCTgtccttcagggctggggatgtcattACCGTGTTTGGGAACATGGACGATGATGGCTTCTACTAC GGTGAACTGAACGGACAAAGGGGCCTAGTTCCATCCAATTTCCTGGAGGGACCTGGGCCTGAAGCAGGCAGTCCATACAGGGAGCCTGGGATTCCCCAAGCGGAGAGTCAG GACTGGGTCAGCATGACACGAGGGCCTCCAGTGCCCCCAGGCTGGCATCgtgcccccagccctggaagccCCTCCAGGACTGAACTGGGGGAGCCACAGGGCACAATTGAGAAGGTACGGGGTCTCCTCtccagagggaagcagctcctcAGGAAACTGGGCTCTGGGAAGAAGGAGTGA
- the Tspoap1 gene encoding peripheral-type benzodiazepine receptor-associated protein 1 isoform X5, whose amino-acid sequence MEQLTTLPRPGNPGTMEPWALPAWQRWTPGQGGDPGDTAPGTADTPIVLQVGELRPEESSEPEGIQSPRPMGGIDPEGAEAGLPSLGQQAVISGRGCLRLEDEEVEALTKAKLNMGFGDRPNLELLRALGELQQRCAILKEENQMLRKSSFPETEEKVRRLKRKNAELAVIAKRLEERARKLQETNLRVVSAPVPGPGASLEFCRKALARQRARDLSETASALLAKDKQIAALQRECRELQARLTLVGKEGPQWLHVRDFDRLLRESQREVLRLQRQIALRNQQEPPQPPRLPGSTARARAGAPAPGAPGEATPQEDVESPPVVLGEPEKQPRVQQLESELSKKRKKCESLEQEARKKQRRCEELELQLREAQNENARLVEENSRLSGRASEREQVEWENVELRGQLLGVTQERDSALQKSQGLQSKLESLEQVLKHMREVAQRRQQLEVEHEQARLSLREKQEEVRRLQQAQAEAKREHEGAVQLLESTLDSMQARVRELEEQCRSQTERFSLLAQELQAFRLHPGPLDLLTSALGCSALGDHPPPPCCCSTPQPCRGSGPKDLDLPPGSPGRCVQKSSEPAPATLIGVPRRTAKKAESLSNSSRSESIHNSPKSCPTPEVDTASEVEELEVDSVSQLPTAPEGNPGGARIQVFLARYSYNPFEGPNENPEAELPLTAGEYIYIYGNMDEDGFFEATSAEITWVPSNSNLAHAIYLNGEECPSARPSTYWATFCHLRPGTLYQARVEAQLPSRGSWEPGWEKLDQRAATVQFTTLPAGPPDAPLDVQIEPGPSPGILIISWLPVTIDAAGTSNGVRVTGYAIYADGQKIMEVASPTAGSVLVELSQLQLLQVCHKVVVRTMSPHGESADSIPAPIAPALTPACLPARVSCPSPRPSPEARTPLAPASPGPGDPSSPLWCPAPHGTQDPPGGPPASPSREMPKGPQEEPPAPCSQEEAGAAVLGASEEKRTSEPSLGEGGPDPAVPFLAKQEATWTAGEASPTAGPTQATPAQRMPSTETCCGGEAGPGLRPRAEREDMAELGVRLVNSLVDHGRNSDLSDIQEEEEEEEEDEELGSRTCSFQKQVAGNNVRENGAKSQPDPFCETDSDEEILEQILELPLQQFCSKKLFSIPEEEEEEDEDQEEHEEKPGAGCSSQDPGPPEPALLVLGCDRGHTQGPGLCPLSPEPSRARDHLEDLSGLVGGSCRRRGGGSPEKPLNRRRPPDPREHCSRLLSNGGPQASARPGLPRDRAGLPVIEGTKGGLEACGRGRSGPPRRCLRGRAPESGLASCLSPKCLEISIEYDSEDEQEAGSGGISITSSCYPADGEAWGTAPIARPRGPLKINSGPSPYPRLPAWEKGEPERRGRGATGRAKEPPSRTTEVGEARGQDCSGRRGPQKRGARVPRPGATELAPPRSPPEALVHQDLPIRLFVALFDYDPVSMSPNPDAGEEELPFREGQILKVFGEKDADGFYQGECGGRTGYIPCNMVAEVAVDSPVGRQQLLQRGYLSPDVVLEGSGNGPFVYSTARTAGPPPKPRRSKKAEAEGPVQPCPGPPKLIPSADLKSPRPMVAAFDYDPRENSPNMDVEAELSFRAGDVITVFGNMDDDGFYYGELNGQRGLVPSNFLEGPGPEAGSPYREPGIPQAESQDWVSMTRGPPVPPGWHRAPSPGSPSRTELGEPQGTIEKVRGLLSRGKQLLRKLGSGKKE is encoded by the exons ATGGAGCAACTGACAACCCTCCCTCGGCCTGGGAACCCAGGCACCATGGAACCCTGGGCACTGCCCGCCTGGCAGAGATGGACTCCGGGCCAGGGGGGCGATCCTGGAGACACAGCCCCAGGCACTGCTGACACTCCGATAGTTCTGCAGGTTGGAGAACTGAGGCCTGAGGAGAGCTCCGAGCCTGAGGGAATCCAGAGCCCCAGGCCCATGGGGGGCATTGACCCTGAAGGAGCAGAGGCTGGTCTGCCCAGCCTGGGGCAGCAAGCAGTGATCTCTGGTCGTGGTtgcctgaggctggaggatgaaGAGGTGGAGGCTTTGACTAAG GCCAAGCTGAACATGGGCTTCGGTGATAGACCCAATCTGGAGCTGCTGAGGGCCCTGGGGGAGCTGCAGCAGCGCTGTGCCATCCTTAAGGAGGAAAACCAGATGCTG AGAAAGAGCAGCTTCCCTGAGACAGAGGAGAAGGTGCGGAGGCTGAAGCGGAAGAACGCAGAACTGGCGGTCATTGCCAAGCGCCTGGAGGAGAGGGCCCGGAAGCTCCAGGAAACAAACCTGAGGGTG GTAAGTGCTCCGGTGCCTGGACCAGGGGCCAGCTTGGAGTTTTGCCGGAAAGCCCTAGCCCGCCAGCGAGCCCGGGATCTCAGTGAGACAGCCAGTGCACTGCTGGCCAAGGACAAGCAGATTGCTGCCTTGCAGCGGGAGTGCAGGGAGCTGCAGGCCAGGCTCACTCTGGTGGGAAAG GAGGGTCCCCAGTGGCTCCACGTGCGGGACTTCGACCGGTTGCTGCGCGAGTCCCAGCGGGAGGTGCTGCGGCTGCAGAGGCAGATCGCCTTGCGCAACCAGCAGGAGCCGCCCCAGCCACCGCGGCTCCCGGGCTCCACTGCCCGGGCCAGAGCAGGGGCGCCAGCCCCGGGGGCCCCGGGAGAG GCCACACCTCAGGAGGATGTGGAGAGCCCACCCGTGGTCCTAGGGGAGCCTGAGAAACAGCCAAGGGTGCAGCAGCTG GAGTCTGAGCTcagcaagaagagaaagaaatgtgaaagcCTGGAGCAGGAAGCCCGGAAAAAGCAGAGGCGATGTGAGGAGCTG GAACTGCAGCTGAGAGAAGCCCAGAATGAGAATGCCCGCCTGGTGGAGGAGAACTCTCGGCTCAGTGGGAGAGCCTCGGAGAGGGAGCAG GTTGAGTGGGAGAATGTGGAGCTGAGGGGCCAGCTCCTGGGGGTGACACAGGAGAGGGACTCAGCCCTTCAAAAGAGCCAGGGCCTGCAGAGCAAGCTGGAGAGCCTGGAGCAGGTGCTGAAG CACATGCGGGAGGTGGCCCAGCGGCGGCAGCAGCTGGAGGTGGAGCATGAGCAGGCTCGGCTCAGCCTGcgggagaagcaggaggaggttCGCCGGCTGCAGCAG GCCCAGGCAGAAGCCAAGAGGGAACATGAAGGGGCTGTCCAGCTGCTGGAG TCTACCTTGGATTCCATGCAG GCCCGGGTTCGAGAGCTGGAGGAGCAGTGTCGCAGCCAGACGGAGCGCTTCAGCCTTTTGGCACAGGAGCTCCAGGCTTTCCGTCTGCACCCAGGCCCCTTGGATCTGCTCACTTCTGCCCTGGGCTGCAGTGCCCTGGGGGACCACCCACCACCCCCCTGCTGCTGCTCCACCCCCCAGCCCTGTCGGGGTTCTGGCCCCAAAG ACCTTGACCTCCCGCCGGGCTCACCTGGGCGCTGTGTCCAAAAGTCTTCCGAGCCTGCCCCTGCCACCCTTATCGGGGTCCCTCGAAGGACAGCCAAGAAGGCAGAGTCTCTCTCTAATTCCTCTCGCTCTGAGTCAATCCACAACAGCCCCAAGTCATGCCCTACACCAGAG GTGGACACAGCCAGTGAGGTGGAGGAGCTAGAGGTGGACAGTGTGTCCCAGCTCCCAACAGCCCCAGAGGGCAACCCAGGAGGAGCCAGGATCCAGGTCTTCCTAGCTCGCTATAG CTACAACCCCTTCGAGGGTCCCAACGAGAATCCAGAGGCAGAACTTCCCCTGACAGCTGGAGAGTACATTTACATCTATGGCAACATGGATGAAGATGGCTTTTTTGAAG CCACGTCTGCTGAGATCACCTGGGTGCCCAGCAATAGCAACTTGGCCCATGCCATCTACCTCAATGGGGAAGAGTGCCCGTCTGCCCGCCCCAGCACCTACTGGGCCACCTTCTGCCACCTGCGGCCTGGCACGCTGTATCAGGCCCGAGTGGAGGCTCAGCTCCCTTCCCGAGGGTCCTGGGAACCAGGCTGGGAGAAGCTGGACCAGCGGGCTGCCACGGTGCAGTTCACCACACTCCCAGCAG GCCCACCTGATGCCCCCCTGGATGTACAGATTGAGCCAGGCCCCTCCCCTGGAATCTTGATCATTAGTTGGCTCCCAGTCACCATCGATGCTGCTGGCACCTCCAATGGCGTCCGGGTCACAGGCTATGCCATCTATGCTGATGGGCAGAAG ATCATGGAGGTGGCGTCACCCACAGCAGGCAGCGTGCTGGTGGAGTTGTCCCAGCTGCAGCTGCTTCAGGTGTGCCACAAGGTGGTTGTGCGGACCATGTCGCCCCACGGCGAGTCGGCTGACTCCATTCCAGCCCCTATTGCTCCAGCTCTGACTCCAGCCTGCTTGCCAGCCAGGGTCTCCTGCCCCTCACCACGACCAAGCCCAGAGGCCAGAACACCCCTTGCTCCAGCCTCCCCAGGACCTGGGGACCCCAGCTCTCCCCTCTGGTGTCCTGCCCCCCATGGAACTCAAGATCCCCCAGGAGGCCCCCCTGCAAGCCCTTCCAGAGAGATGCCAAAAGGACCCCAGGAGGAACCTCCAGCACCTTGCTCCCAG gaggaggctggggcagctGTCCTAGGTGCCTCAGAGGAGAAGAGGACCAGCGAGCCATCCCTGGGTGAAGGAGGCCCTGATCCTGCAGTTCCCTTCCTGGCCAAGCAGGAGGCCACGTGGACAGCGGGAGAGGCCAGCCCCACAGCTGGCCCCACTCAGGCAACACCAGCCCAGAGGATGCCAAGTACTGAGACCTGCTGCGGAGGAGAAGCCGGACCTGGGCTGAGACCCAGGGCTGAG AGAGAGGACATGGCAGAGCTTGGGGTTCGTCTGGTGAACTCCCTTGTGGATCATGGCCGCAACTCAGACCTTTCAGAcatccaggaggaggaggaagaggaggaggaggatgaggagctGGGTTCCAGGACCTGCTCCTTCCAGAAGCAGGTTGCTGGCAACAACGTCAGGGAGAATGGGGCCAAG TCCCAGCCTGACCCCTTTTGTGAGACTGACAGCGATGAGGAGATCTTGGAGCAGATCCTGGAGCTGCCCCTCCAGCAGTTCTGCAGCAAGAAGCTCTTTAGCATCcctgaagaggaggaagaggaggacgagGACCAGGAGGAGCATGAAGAGAAGCCAGGGGCAGGCTGTTCTTCCCAAGACCCTGGCCCACCTGAACCTGCATTGCTGGTGCTGGGCTGTGACAGGGGTCATACCCAAGGGCCTGGCCTGTGTCCCCTGTCTCCTGAGCCCTCCAGGGCCAGGGACCACCTGGAAGATCTATCTGGACTAGTTGGTGGAAGCTGCCGGAGGAGAGGAGGTGGCTCCCCTGAGAAGCCCCTAAACCGCCGGCGACCTCCAGATCCCCGGGAACACTGCAGCCGGCTTCTCAGCAATGGTGGGCCCCAGGCCTCTGCACGTCCAGGCCTCCCACGGGACAGGGCTGGCCTCCCTGTGATTGAGGGCACCAAGGGTGGACTAGAGGCTTGTGGGAGAGGGCGATCAGGCCCTCCCCGGAGGTGCCTCCGTGGCCGGGCCCCAGAATCTGGACTGGCCAGCTGCCTCTCCCCGAAGTGCTTGGAAATCAGCATCGAATATGACTCTGAGGACGAACAGGAAGCAGGCAGCGGGGGCATCAGCATCACCAGCTCCTGTTACCCTGCAGATGGGGAGGCCTGGGGCACAGCACCTATAGCAAGGCCCAGAGGGCCTCTGAAGATCAATTCAGGTCCCAGTCCCTACCCACGCCTCCCAGCCTGGGAGAAAGGGGAGCCAGAGAGGAGAGGGCGCGGTGCGACTGGCAGAGCCAAGGAGCCACCCTCCCGG ACAACAGAGGTTGGTGAGGCCAGAGGGCAGGATTGCTCTGGGCGGAGGGGACCCCAGAAGAGAGGGGCCCGGGTGCCCAGGCCAGGTGCCACTGAGCTGG CTCCACCAAGGAGCCCCCCAGAAGCACTGGTTCACCAGGACCTACCCATCAGGCTCTTTGTGGCTCTGTTTGACTATGACCCCGTGTCAATGTCGCCCAACCCGGATGCTGGAGAAGAGGAGCTCCCTTTCCGGGAGGGCCAGATCCTGAAG GTGTTTGGGGAGAAGGATGCTGATGGCTTTTACCAGGGTGAATGTGGGGGCCGGACGGGCTATATCCCCTGCAACATGGTGGCTGAGGTGGCTGTGGACAGTCCTGTGGGGAGACAGCAGCTACTCCAGCGGGGCTATTTATCTCCAGATGTTGTCCTTGAGGGCTCAG GAAATGGTCCCTTTGTGTACTCTACGGCCCGCACAGCTGGGCCTCCCCCCAAGCCACGCCGCTCCAAGAAAG CGGAGGCAGAAGGCCCTGTCCAGCCCTGTCCAG GGCCCCCCAAGCTGATTCCCTCTGCTGACCTGAAATCTCCCCGCCCTATGGTGGCTGCATTTGACTATGACCCCCGGGAGAACTCCCCCAACATGGACGTGGAG GCAGAGCTgtccttcagggctggggatgtcattACCGTGTTTGGGAACATGGACGATGATGGCTTCTACTAC GGTGAACTGAACGGACAAAGGGGCCTAGTTCCATCCAATTTCCTGGAGGGACCTGGGCCTGAAGCAGGCAGTCCATACAGGGAGCCTGGGATTCCCCAAGCGGAGAGTCAG GACTGGGTCAGCATGACACGAGGGCCTCCAGTGCCCCCAGGCTGGCATCgtgcccccagccctggaagccCCTCCAGGACTGAACTGGGGGAGCCACAGGGCACAATTGAGAAGGTACGGGGTCTCCTCtccagagggaagcagctcctcAGGAAACTGGGCTCTGGGAAGAAGGAGTGA